From Bacillus sp. FSL K6-3431, the proteins below share one genomic window:
- a CDS encoding ABC transporter permease yields MKTWYMIITLILASLLSLFVGVSNISPLHLLDFQSEETQIFLISRLPRLMAIILAGAGMSIAGLIMQQLSRNKFVSPTTAGTLDATRLGILVSMLLFANATMLEKMAVAFAFALAGTFLFMQILDRIKFKDAIFIPLVGLMFGNILSSVTTFFAYKADVIQNMSAWLQGDFSMIMKGRYELLYISIPVLIIAYLYANRFTVAGMGEDFSKNLGLAYKRVVNIGLILVALITATVVLTVGMIPFLGLIIPNIISIAKGDHLQKTLPHTALLGATFLLICDILGRVLIYPYEISISLMVGVIGSGIFLYLLFRRKAYA; encoded by the coding sequence ATGAAAACTTGGTATATGATTATAACTCTTATTCTAGCGTCGCTTCTGTCTCTTTTCGTAGGTGTGAGTAATATTTCACCTCTTCATTTGCTAGATTTTCAATCGGAAGAAACGCAGATTTTTTTAATAAGTCGTCTGCCTCGCCTTATGGCAATCATATTGGCTGGAGCTGGTATGAGTATTGCAGGCTTAATTATGCAGCAGTTGAGTCGTAACAAATTTGTTTCCCCGACTACTGCCGGTACACTCGATGCAACCAGGCTTGGTATCCTCGTCTCTATGTTATTATTTGCGAATGCAACGATGCTAGAAAAAATGGCTGTAGCTTTTGCCTTTGCCTTAGCTGGTACATTTTTATTCATGCAAATATTAGATCGAATTAAGTTCAAGGATGCAATTTTCATCCCACTTGTGGGACTTATGTTTGGTAATATTTTATCTTCCGTAACGACTTTCTTTGCTTACAAAGCAGACGTTATTCAAAACATGTCTGCGTGGTTGCAAGGAGACTTTTCTATGATTATGAAAGGTCGGTATGAGCTTTTATATATTAGTATTCCCGTCTTAATTATTGCTTATTTGTATGCAAACCGTTTTACCGTAGCAGGAATGGGAGAGGACTTTTCGAAGAACCTTGGCCTCGCATATAAACGGGTTGTGAACATAGGCTTAATACTTGTTGCGCTTATTACAGCAACTGTTGTTTTGACTGTTGGGATGATCCCATTTTTAGGTTTAATTATTCCTAACATTATTTCTATAGCTAAAGGCGACCATTTACAAAAGACTTTACCACATACAGCATTACTAGGTGCCACGTTTCTTCTGATTTGCGATATATTGGGCCGTGTGCTCATTTATCCATACGAAATTTCTATCAGTTTAATGGTAGGGGTAATCGGAAGCGGTATTTTCTTATACTTACTGTTCCGGAGGAAAGCATATGCGTAA